The Verrucomicrobium spinosum DSM 4136 = JCM 18804 DNA segment CACCAGGAGATCGATCCGGTCCTTCCTGGTCGCCTTGCCTCGCACAGCCTCCCCATCAGCTGCGCCCTTCTTGCCCTCAGCAGCACCCGCTTTTCCATCGCGATCGCCCTCTTTGCGCGGTTGGTCACCGTCCTTGAGTCCGGCCTTCTTCATTTCGCCATCACGGGGTCCCGCCTTTTTGCCTTCACCATCGCGCGGCCCTTGCTTGCCGCCATCGCCATCGCGAACGCCTGCTTTTTTCACGCCATCGCCATCACCATCGCGCCGTCCCTGCTTGCCACCATCACCATCTCTTTGCCTCGTCTTCACTCCTTCTCCGTCACGGGCGGATTCTTTGTTTCCTTTATCCCCTTCTTTGACTCCGCCTTCTCGCGGAGCACCATCCTCTTTGGCAGCCGGTCCCTTCGGGGCTTCGCCATCAGCCTGGGCGGTGGTGAAAGTCACCAGCGCCAGCAGGGGCACCAGGGCAAGGGCGACGCGATGCCACCACGGAGAGGGAAGCGGAGAAGCAATCATATGGATGCGTTTTTGGATCTCACGTTGTCTTTTGCCAAAAGGCATGAGCGCCGCCCCCGCGGTCGCAGGCACACGGACCGCCGTCAGGTGATTCTCCAGTGTCTTGAGCAGGGCCATGCCGTAGGACACCCGCTGCTCCCCGCTCATCGCCGCCAGCGCCACGCGGTCGCATTCCAGCTCCCGGTCTGCGCGCAACCGCCGCAGCATCAGCCACACGAGCGGGTTGCACCAGTGCAGTGCTGCCACTGCCAGCCCCACCCAGCCCCACAACACATCCTGCCGCTTCACATGGGCCAGCTCATGCAGGAACATGCCCCGGATCTCATCTTCCGTGTAGTTTCCTGCAAGCTTCGATGGCACCAGAATGCAGGGCCGCACCCAGCCCCAGAGGGCTACCGTGGGCAGCCCGGGCACCTCCAGCAGCGCCGGACGACGTGCGACACTCAGCCGCTGCGCCGCCCAGTCCAGCATGGGCTGCAACTCCGACCCAGCGGCCCTGCCACGCTGGCGGACCATGCGCCACAGCATGGCATGCGAAGCAGCAGCCCATCCGGCCACAGCCAGCACACCGACCGCCCACAGGCCCGTCAAGATCGTGGCTGCATTCGGCCATGTGCTCGCCGCACTCCGCTCCCCGGGTTGCTGAATCGAGGAAACAATCTCTCTCTCAGCGCCTGCCTTCACGAACTGCCCGAGAGATTCCTGCCGCACCGGCTCGTGACTCACGGACAACACTTGCGAACCTTCCAGCCAGCCGAGCGGATGACTGGCCAGCGTTGGCACCGCAGGCAACAGCAACCGCACAAGGAAGAGGGCTCCCAACAGCAACCGCACGCGGACCGGAAATCTCCCCCACCAGCCCAATGCCACCAGCAGGGCCAGCGCAGGCACCATCACCAGTGAAGTATGTCCCGCCCAGGCGGCCACCTTTTCCAGCAACGGAAGCATGAGATCTGCATTCATGACTGGCTCTCCGGTGCGGGTTTGTTCTGTTGGCTCAGTTGCTTCTGTTGCAGTTCCAGGAGCTTGCGCATCTCCTCCAGCTCTGCGGGCGTGCACTCCTGCCTTTCCAGAAAACAGGCCAGCAAAGGAGCGAGCTTCCCGCCAAAGACACGATCCACAAAGGTCCGGCTGGCCTCATGCACGCACCGGTCCTCCTCCACCCGGGGCAGGTAAACATACTCCCGCCCCTGCTGGCGAAAGCCCAAAGCTCCCTTCTGTACCAGCCGGTTGATCAGGGTCTGCACCGTCTTGGGTTTCCACGCCTGCCGTCCCTTGAGCGTCTGCACCACATCCTTCGCCGTCGCCTCCCCCAGCCTCCAGAACTCCGTCATCACCACCCACTCCGCATCTGAGATCGGCGGGATCGCTTCGTGGTTGTCGGCAGTTCGGGGAGTGGGCTTGGCGGCAGGCATGCGCTGAAAATGAAATTCGGGATTGGATTACACACGTAATCGCAATTCGATCACAATCGTAATCGATCGACAAGCAGGAAATTCAGTCCTTCAAAAAAACTTGGGCCGCTCTGATGCCGCTCCACCAGAAAACTGAAAACTTGAAACGGAAAACTCCTCACCCCGCAAGAACTCCCATTGTCGCCAAGTTTGTCTTGTCCGGGCTTTGCCCATCCGTTCTGATCTGATGCGCTTCACGCCGCTTTCTCTCTCTTCATGAAACCATATCTCGCCCCCCTCTTCACGCTCTCCCTGGCTGCCGCCTCGGCCCTGGGTCAATCCACCCCACCGCCCGCCGCCACCGGCAAGTGGGCCAAACAGCAGCTCACGGATGTCTTCTGGGCGGAAGGAGTGGCCGTGGCTGATGTCAACAAGGACGGCAAAGCCGACGTCCTCTACGGGCCCTACTGGTATGCAGGTCCGGAGTTCAAAACCAAGACCAAAATCTATTCCGATGCCGACCGGTTTAAGGTGAAAGCCGCCGATGGTTCCGAGACGGAGCTGGAAGGGTTCAAGGGTGCAAAGACGCAGGAGAATGGCTACAGCAACAACTTCCAGTCCTTTGCCCACGACGTGAACAACGATGGCTGGGCCGACTACGTGGTGGTCAGCTTCCCCGGCAAGGAAACCTTCTGGTTCGAGAACCCGAAGGGTGGCCAGGGTGAGTGGGCCAAACATGTGGTCTGGACCCCCACCGACAACGAAAGCCCCATGCTCACGGACATCAATGGCGACGGTCTGCCGGATCTGCTCTGCATGAGCAACGGCCATCTCGGCTTCGCCACCTACGATGCCAAGGCCCCCACCCAACCCTGGTCCTGGTACGGCGTCACGCCTCGCATGGCCTGGCAAAAGTACACCCACGGCATCGGCTACGGTGATGTGAACGGCGACGGCAAGGTGGACCTCCTGGAAGGCAGCGGCTGGTGGGAACAACCCGCCTCGCTGGAAGGCAAGCCCGCCTGGAAGAAACACGACGCCACCTTCGCCACCAAGGGCGGAGCGCAGATGTACGTGTACGACGTGAATGGCGACGGTCGCAACGACGTGATCAGCAGCCTCGCCGCCCACGAATACGGTCTGGCCTGGTTCGAGCAGAATGCCGACGGCACCTTCAAGCAACACCTCATCGTCGGCACCCCTGCCGAAGCCGGCACCACCGGCCTCATCTTCTCCCAGCTTCACGCCATTGAGCTGGTGGACATGAACGGCGACGGCGTGAAGGACATCGTCACCGGCAAGCGCTTCTGGGCCCACGGTGCCAAGGGCGACCCCGAGCCCAATGCCCCCGCCGTCCTCTGGTGGTTCGAGCTCAAACGCGACGGTGGCAAGGTCACCTGGGAGCCCCACTTCATCGACGGCGACTCCGGCGTGGGCACCCAGTTCGTGGTGGCCGATGTCAACGGCGACGGCAAACCCGACGTGGTGGTGGGCAACAAGAAAGGCGCCTACGTCCACACCCAGAAGTAAGCTCGTTCACTCCTGAACCTCTCTCTCTAGCCCAGGGCCCGGCCTCATGTGCCGCCCTGGGCTTTTTCATATCCACGACACTCCCAGCTCATGGAAGCTGTTCGTAGTTCAATCTTTAGATTGCTCAGTCTTGACCTCCACATATTCCCATACCCAATCCCCTTCGTAGCCAGGCTCATACAGCTTGGTCTTCTCCGGATTCTCTGAATCGAGGATGCGCCTTCCACCATCGTCCTCTCTGTCAGGCCCCGTCATCCAAAGTCGATATCGCCCGTCCTCGGTGCGTCGATAGCTGACAGGACCGTTCGTCATGGGATCCACAGCTGCCCCCACCGGCTTGCCATTCTCATCTACTAACTCAGTCAGTCTCTCCGGGTAACTTCCGTGAACCAGATAAAAAGCCTCCAACGAGCATGCTGTCCTCATCATTTGCACCATTCCTTCCGCGTTGGCTGTGCGCTGCACGATCCTGGTCATCATGGGAAACACCAGGCGGCTCAGGAAGTAATCCGGATAGAGAAAAAGACTCGATTTTGATTTTCCCTTCAGTTCCTCCACCTCACGGTGATGTTCTTTCATCGTCGTGAAACCCTCATCCCGCAGGGGCTTGATGAAGTGTTCGAGGTAGATCGCAGCCATCGTCGCTGTGTTGGCATCATAGGCTCCGGTCGGCACTCCTTTCACCAGCGCATCTTTCCACCATGCTCTCGATTCCCCCGCCGCCAGTTCACCTGCCACTCTCTTGTCAGGATCATCCCGTATCCAGCAGATACTGCTCACGTTCGTTGCCAACTCCCCTCGAAATGCCTGCAAAACCGCCGTGTAGGGACTCATCTGGTCAAGCTCCCTGCGAAGCCGACGGAAGTCGTCCGCAGTTCCCGCTCTGGCCCGGCAAAACTCCCACATGGGTTGCGTCACGATGGCCGTCTGTGTTATTGCAACCAGTGCTCCGATGACCAACCCTTCTTTTTCCGTAGCCTGAGCAAGGCGCAATTGCAGCAGGATGGCCTCGTACCCAGCGCGGGCATGTCCCGCCTGAAGCGCTGCCACAGCTCTGAGCGCAAGATAATTGGTCATCTCCTGGATGTGCTTGTAGTGGGGAACCTCCAGGGCGAACATCATATCTGGCAGCTCGCGGGTCTTCAACGAGGGCACCCACATGGCGTGTGGACGATCCACACCGGACATCATTTCCTGAACCAACGAGTCTTGGGCGGACAATGCCGTGAAGATGTCATCTGCGTCATTGCCTGTGGCGTCGCGCATCCTCACCTTGCCTCCGGCTCTCAACCATTCTGCGGTCCGTGCAAGGTTGACGGGCGAGCTGAGTGAAGCCCAGGGGTTCGTCGTCGGACGCGGTTTTTCATCTCCAGTCTTGGCAGCAATTTCAAACCCTGCCAACCGCTCCCGCACCCCATCACCCTCCGCTCCCGGCAACGTGATGTTCTTGAAAACGGGCAAGCCACCCAAGTTCTCGCTGTCTGGCGGTGGCTCAGGCAGCAGGGACTTGAAATCCAACGTCTCCCCTTCCCTGGCAATCTGCTGCTCGGCGTGGAGCAGCATCTGCCGGCCTTTCCAGTTCAGCAGCCAGTAAGTTCCAACCACCAACAACACACAGACAAGGGCAAGCCCCAGCACGATGCGAAACCAGAGCGGGCAGAAGAATCTCTTGAGGGCTCTCAACAAAATCATATGGGCGGGGGGATTCTCCGTCTTATACCCCGCCTTGATGACGGAGAAAACCCTGCACTGCACCCTTTTTTGACACGGAGACTCACCCAACCGAGTTCACTTGCCACCCCTCTCCCACACCCAGTCCCCCTGATACTTCTCATCCGAGTACTTGGTGGACTCCGGATTCTTCGCATCCAGCACCCGCTTCCCTTCGTCGTCCTTCCGATCGACACCCGCGGTCCAGAGCCGGTACTGCCCATTCTCCAGCTTCTGGTAGCGGAGAGGCTGGCGGTTCAGAGGGTCCAGGGGAACCTCGTAACCTTCAGCCTTCAGTTCCTCCAGGTTCGCGGGATAACTCTGACTCTGCAGGAAGTGCGATTCCAGGGCGCAAGCCGACTTCATCTGCATCACCAGAGTCTCGATGTAAGCAGTCCGGATGATGACGCCCCTCAGGGCTGGCAGGGCCAGTTGCGCCAGAATGGTGTTGGGATTCCACAGGTAATTGGCCCGGGCATCCATGAGCAGGGCTTCCAGTTCCGGCTGCCGGTCGATGCAGCTGGCCAGTCCCTCGTCGCGAAGGGGTTTGATGAAATACTTGAGGTGCAGCGTGATGAGGGTGGCCAGGTTCGCATCGAACCAGCCGTCCGGAATGAGCCGGACCGTCGGAGCCATGTCCTTCCCCCGCGAGTGCCCCAGCAGGGCGATCATGATGTCTTCATCCTCCTGTCCCTTCAACGATTGCACAGAGGTGACCGCCATGGTCATCTCCGCACGTTCCCCCACCAAGAGCGACTCGGATGGCTTCAACCAGCCCACCGCGCGCCCCAGACGCTGATAGTCTTCCACCGTCCCCACCCGGGCCTCACACACCTCCCAGAGGGCCTGCGCCAGCATGGTCGTCTGAGCTATGCTCACCAGGGTGCCGATCAACATGGGATCCTGCTGGGTGGCTTCCGCCAGCCGGGTCAGAATCAAGAGTGATTCGTGAGCCACCTTGGCATCGCCCACTTGCGCCGCAGCCACGGCCCTCAGGGCAAACCAGGTCCCCATCTTGTTCAGCACGTCATAATGGGGCACCTCCAGGGAGTACATCATGGCAGGGAAATCGCGTGTCTTCCACGCTGGGGTCCACTGTGCCTCAGGACGGTCCAGCCCTTTTGCTATTTCCTGAACCATGGCGTCACGCGCAGCCATCCACTTCAAGATGTCCCGGGCCGGGTCTCCAGAATCCCCCAGAAGGATCGGCTCCTTAGCTTTCGCGTTCTTCAACCACGTCAGCCACGCGGCCAGATCCGTCTTCTTGCCCATGTTCAGGCCGTTTCCCAGCTTGGGCCGGGGTGGCCCTTCCGCGTCCGGCAGAGTGAGTGCACGCAGAGCCTGACGCACGGCTTCCGCCTCCGCTGCTCCCGCCTGGCGGTTCCCGAGAGCCAGGTTCTTGAAGACGGGGAGCGCGCCAAAATTCCTCTCATCAGGCACGGGGTCGGGTACCACGGCACGATACTCCAGCGACTCTCCCGTCGCCGCCACCTCGGCCCGCACCTTCGCCCAGGCGCGGGCTCCAACCCAGTTGTAGCATTGGTAGATGAGGACCAGCAGCGTGACCAGGGAGGCCACCAGCCAGGTCAGGGCGCGGAACCACCGGCGACGCCAGCAGGATTGGATAAAATCAGGTACTTTCATGGAACTTCGACAGCTTGATTTTGTGCATTGATCGCCAGGAGGGCATCCAGAGCGGTGAGAGGCAGCTTTCCCCGGGAGACCCCTCCATCGGCATCGCCAGGATGGTTCAGCGTTGCGACCATCGATGGTGACGCCACATCACCTACCTTGGGGGTGGTCAGCTTGAGGACAAAAATCACGCACCAGGCAGCTCCCAGAGTCACCAGCAGCCAGCGGGGACCCACCGCCTTCGTGGTCTGATCGCGCGACTCTGACGCCCGCGCTAGAATCTCCTGCTTCCAGGCAGGCGTGGGATCATGCCGCTGCCCTCGTGCCTCCAGCAAGCGGTCACGCAGCTCTTGTTCAAAGTCATCGTCGTGGTTCATCACTCAGAAAGGGTTTCAGGTTTCCTGTTTCAGTTCCTGGTACAACGGCCGCAACAGGGTGCGGAGCTTGTCCATGGCATAGCGGTAACGGCTGGCCGCCGTGTTCGCTGGGATGCGCTGGGTCTCCGCTATTTCCTCGAACGTCATCCCCTGCCACAGCTTCAGCTCCGTGACCGTGCGTTGATCCTGCGGCAGGGATGCCAGGGCCTGTTCGAGCTGGCTCGCCAGCACGTTCGCATCCGGATCCTCCGCCACACTGAACATTGCTCCAACTTCGTCAGCAGAGCGCAGCTCATAGTCCGCCCGCGTCTTCCTCCTCCGGAGCAAGTCCACCGCCAAGTTGTGCCCCATGCGATAGATCCAGGCCTTTTCGCACTCAGCCAGCACTGCCTTCTCACGGGCCAGCTTGATGAAGAGTTCCTGCAAGAGATCCCGTGCGTCCGCCTCGCACTTCACGATGGCGGCAAAGTAGCGGAACAGACCGGATGCATGCGCATCGTAGAGGCGTTCCAGATCTTCGTCTTTCATGGCGGTCGCAGCGGAGGGATCTCAATTTCCCCGCTACGACGCACCCCACCGGAAAATTTGTCTAGGCTCCAGACAAATTTTCCGGTTTCCGCTCCTCGGCGTTTTTAAGCCCGGCTGATCGCGATCATCGCACTGCGCGGCTGTGACGTGCCGCCTTCTGGCCAGTGGCCTCTGCCACCGTCTCCCGGATGCTGCACGTTCACCCAGAGTTCCGTGCGGCACGGAGACAGCGTGGGCGAGCACAGCTCTGCGCCAAGTGGCCCGCTCATGAAGCGACGCACCTGACCCCGATGCTCACCCTTGGTCGGCACGATGAGCAGGTTGTTGTTGCCGAACCACTCATGCGGCGAGTTCGCCGGAGGCTCCACCACCTCGTAGTCCGTCGTCACCATCAGCGCGTTGTCAGGCCCAAAGCCAATATTGTCCGGCCAGGCCAGCCCGGCCTCCTTGCCGCCCAGCACAAAGACCTGATGCTCAAACGCCAGGGCGCCGTGGTCTCCCTCCTTCTCGCGCACGACCATGATCGCCCCCACATTGTCCGTGCCATTGTCATAGGCCGTGAGGCACACATAGATTTCACCGGTCTCCGGATGGATCTCCACGTCCTCAGGACGCGCCAACGGGGTGCCCCCCGCAAACTCCACAGCCACCCGTGTGCGCACGCAGATCTCGGCCAGATCAAAACCCTTCTCCTTCAGCACCGGGGTCTGCTCCGGATCCAGTGGGATCCAACGGCCGTTCACCGTATCCGCCACGTAGAGCGTGCCGTCGGAAAGCAGGCGGCGGTTTCCCTTCCCTGCCGCCGCATCATACTTCTCGCGGGAGATAAATTTGTAGAACCCCATCGCGTTGCGGTCATCGCCCATGTAGCCCACCAGGCGACCGTCCTTGGTGAAGCCGAAGGCGATGTTCTCATGCCCAAACCGACCGAGCGCCGTGTGCTTGAAGACCTCTTTGGTCTGGGGATCCACCTCCACCATCCAACCGTAGTGACGAGGGTTGCGCTGCAGGTCATCCGGCAGTCCGTGCAACGGTGCGTCCATCGACTTCGGGTTGTCGAAGTCGCCCCAGAAATGGTAGAAGTTCTCCTCCCCGCTGAAGAAGGTGCCCCAGGGGGACACAGCGCCGCCGCAGTTCCCCACGCTGCCGACCACCTCATTGGCCCCATCCAAGGCCTTGCTGCCCGCAGCCGGTCCCAGCAGCTTGATCTTCGTATCCAGCCCATTCACCCGCAGGTTGTCCTGCGAGGTCAGATCGGGACGCCATTTCCCTGAACCCGCGTCCTTGCGCAGACGGATACAGGAACCACCCACATCGCTGAGCAGTTCTTTGCCCTTGAGGAAGAAGCTGTTCTCGTGATTGATCCACAACCAGCCCGCTTCATCGTTCTCCAGATGGAAGGCCAGATAGTCCGCCTGATCGCCAAACTGGAGACCGCTCGGGTGGATCTTGTCGCCGTGTTTGAGGATGACCTCGTACTTGTATCCCGGCGGCAGCGTCACGGCATCCTCCAGCGTCTTGCCCACTTCCTGGAATGAGAAGTCATCAAAGAGCGGCGTGGCCTGGGAGGCCTGCGTCTGCACGGGCTGGGCTGTCAGCCAATTGGGCGTGATCCGGTTGGCGGCGGCACAAACCGCACCTGCGCCGAGATACTGCATAAACTGACGACGTGATGAAGCCCCCATGAGCGGGGACGGTGTTGGCAGGGAATCCATGCCCCAATCGTGAAAGATTGTCCGGCATTGCTCCATACCGGATGGGTGGCAATAATTTCACAATTCCCTCTCGTCCAGGTCAGGGACACTATCAGCCTCATGCCTTTCCTCTCACGTTCCCTCCTCCTTCTAGCGCTCCTGCTCGACTCTGCATCCGTCCTCCATGCCCAGTCGGAAGCCGCCATTCAGCAGTTCATCAATGAGGCCACCCAGGCTGGCGGGGGCAGTGTGGTCATTCCCCCTGGCACCTATGTCATCGAAAAAGGCCTCGTGCTCAAGGATGCCAAAAAGATCAAACTCAGCGGCCTTGACCGGGAACGCACCATCCTAAAACTCGCCCCCATCGCCTACGCGGAGGCAGTCTCTGACACACCCGCCGGGGCCAGCGAACTTCCCATCCGCAGGTCCCAAAACCTGCGTCCCGGCATGCAACTCCGTATCGAGTCCTCCGGCGATCTGGACAGCTTCACGAAGAAACCCAAACCCTACCATCTGGCGGTCGCCAAGAGCGTCACAGGGGACCGGCTGGAACTCATGGCTCCGCTCAAGCACCCCGTACCCGCTGGCACCCAGCTGCGCCATGCCGATGCTCCCAATCTCATTGAGATCCGTGGTTCCAGTGAGCAGATCCTCATTGAAAACCTCACGATTGATGGCGGGCGCACGGCGACAGATCCTCCCGTCCGCGGCCATGCCCAACTCTGTGGCATCTTCGCCGCGGGCAAGTATGACTACGAGAAAGGTCCCGCATCCCTGGTCAAGGGCGTCACCATCTCCCGTTGCATCATTCAGAACTGCTTTGGACGCGGCGTCACCTTCTATGCGGTCGAGGCCAGCACCGTGGAGCGCTGCACCATCATGGACACCAACGATGAGGCGATCGATTTTGACCACTTCACCGTCCGCTCCATCGCCCGGTACAATCACATTGCCCGCAGTCTCACCGGGATTGAGCTGAATGATGCCACCGACTGCCAGATCTCTGGAAACGACATCCGCTCGTGCGGTACGGGGCTCAACCTGTGGCGGTGGTGTCGCCAGCCCGGCCTCAACGAGCGCAATCGCATCCTCGACAACCTCTTTGCCAGCACGACGGGCAACGCCATCCAGGTCGGCAAGGACACCGGAGCCAACGTGATCGTGGACAACCACATCGATCAGGCGGGCAAAAACGGCATCGTCCTGAACAGTGTGGGCCAGACCCTTGAAAACAACCGGTTTGAGGGCGTGAAACTCAAGGAAGTCACGGGGCCATGAACCTGCGGCCCAAGTCCTAGCGGCACTCTGCTTGCAAGGCAGGCAGCAGGATGGAGGTCACGAGCTGGATCTGCACCGCCTTCAGGGGATCCACCAGGGCGTTGATTTCCTCCTTCAACTCGCGGGGATCCGCATGAGGCCGCTGCGCCTTTTCCTTGATGGCACTCAAGCGGGC contains these protein-coding regions:
- a CDS encoding right-handed parallel beta-helix repeat-containing protein, which gives rise to MPFLSRSLLLLALLLDSASVLHAQSEAAIQQFINEATQAGGGSVVIPPGTYVIEKGLVLKDAKKIKLSGLDRERTILKLAPIAYAEAVSDTPAGASELPIRRSQNLRPGMQLRIESSGDLDSFTKKPKPYHLAVAKSVTGDRLELMAPLKHPVPAGTQLRHADAPNLIEIRGSSEQILIENLTIDGGRTATDPPVRGHAQLCGIFAAGKYDYEKGPASLVKGVTISRCIIQNCFGRGVTFYAVEASTVERCTIMDTNDEAIDFDHFTVRSIARYNHIARSLTGIELNDATDCQISGNDIRSCGTGLNLWRWCRQPGLNERNRILDNLFASTTGNAIQVGKDTGANVIVDNHIDQAGKNGIVLNSVGQTLENNRFEGVKLKEVTGP
- a CDS encoding BlaI/MecI/CopY family transcriptional regulator gives rise to the protein MPAAKPTPRTADNHEAIPPISDAEWVVMTEFWRLGEATAKDVVQTLKGRQAWKPKTVQTLINRLVQKGALGFRQQGREYVYLPRVEEDRCVHEASRTFVDRVFGGKLAPLLACFLERQECTPAELEEMRKLLELQQKQLSQQNKPAPESQS
- a CDS encoding PhoX family protein gives rise to the protein MDSLPTPSPLMGASSRRQFMQYLGAGAVCAAANRITPNWLTAQPVQTQASQATPLFDDFSFQEVGKTLEDAVTLPPGYKYEVILKHGDKIHPSGLQFGDQADYLAFHLENDEAGWLWINHENSFFLKGKELLSDVGGSCIRLRKDAGSGKWRPDLTSQDNLRVNGLDTKIKLLGPAAGSKALDGANEVVGSVGNCGGAVSPWGTFFSGEENFYHFWGDFDNPKSMDAPLHGLPDDLQRNPRHYGWMVEVDPQTKEVFKHTALGRFGHENIAFGFTKDGRLVGYMGDDRNAMGFYKFISREKYDAAAGKGNRRLLSDGTLYVADTVNGRWIPLDPEQTPVLKEKGFDLAEICVRTRVAVEFAGGTPLARPEDVEIHPETGEIYVCLTAYDNGTDNVGAIMVVREKEGDHGALAFEHQVFVLGGKEAGLAWPDNIGFGPDNALMVTTDYEVVEPPANSPHEWFGNNNLLIVPTKGEHRGQVRRFMSGPLGAELCSPTLSPCRTELWVNVQHPGDGGRGHWPEGGTSQPRSAMIAISRA
- a CDS encoding FG-GAP-like repeat-containing protein; translated protein: MKPYLAPLFTLSLAAASALGQSTPPPAATGKWAKQQLTDVFWAEGVAVADVNKDGKADVLYGPYWYAGPEFKTKTKIYSDADRFKVKAADGSETELEGFKGAKTQENGYSNNFQSFAHDVNNDGWADYVVVSFPGKETFWFENPKGGQGEWAKHVVWTPTDNESPMLTDINGDGLPDLLCMSNGHLGFATYDAKAPTQPWSWYGVTPRMAWQKYTHGIGYGDVNGDGKVDLLEGSGWWEQPASLEGKPAWKKHDATFATKGGAQMYVYDVNGDGRNDVISSLAAHEYGLAWFEQNADGTFKQHLIVGTPAEAGTTGLIFSQLHAIELVDMNGDGVKDIVTGKRFWAHGAKGDPEPNAPAVLWWFELKRDGGKVTWEPHFIDGDSGVGTQFVVADVNGDGKPDVVVGNKKGAYVHTQK
- a CDS encoding M56 family metallopeptidase, encoding MNADLMLPLLEKVAAWAGHTSLVMVPALALLVALGWWGRFPVRVRLLLGALFLVRLLLPAVPTLASHPLGWLEGSQVLSVSHEPVRQESLGQFVKAGAEREIVSSIQQPGERSAASTWPNAATILTGLWAVGVLAVAGWAAASHAMLWRMVRQRGRAAGSELQPMLDWAAQRLSVARRPALLEVPGLPTVALWGWVRPCILVPSKLAGNYTEDEIRGMFLHELAHVKRQDVLWGWVGLAVAALHWCNPLVWLMLRRLRADRELECDRVALAAMSGEQRVSYGMALLKTLENHLTAVRVPATAGAALMPFGKRQREIQKRIHMIASPLPSPWWHRVALALVPLLALVTFTTAQADGEAPKGPAAKEDGAPREGGVKEGDKGNKESARDGEGVKTRQRDGDGGKQGRRDGDGDGVKKAGVRDGDGGKQGPRDGEGKKAGPRDGEMKKAGLKDGDQPRKEGDRDGKAGAAEGKKGAADGEAVRGKATRKDRIDLLVGIQADGSFTANGQDVTEEILLAKLKQQAANGRDQVVKLQATPDTAYKHVTRALELCQQAQVVNVGFVSTRPGEAVGAGSR
- a CDS encoding RNA polymerase sigma factor; amino-acid sequence: MKDEDLERLYDAHASGLFRYFAAIVKCEADARDLLQELFIKLAREKAVLAECEKAWIYRMGHNLAVDLLRRRKTRADYELRSADEVGAMFSVAEDPDANVLASQLEQALASLPQDQRTVTELKLWQGMTFEEIAETQRIPANTAASRYRYAMDKLRTLLRPLYQELKQET